A section of the Leptospira terpstrae serovar Hualin str. LT 11-33 = ATCC 700639 genome encodes:
- a CDS encoding YajQ family cyclic di-GMP-binding protein, which yields MAQDPSFDIVSKIERPELQNAVAQAMTEIQTRFDFKGSNSEIKLTEDTLVLTSENEIKLKQVIDVLTTKMAKRGISLKAFDFESKIEPATGQTVRQKVKIQNGLDKDQTRQITTLIKDQKLKVQATIQGESVRVVGKKKDDLQEVMAAIRNANFNFDANFTNFKG from the coding sequence ATGGCACAAGATCCATCATTTGACATTGTATCAAAAATCGAAAGACCGGAATTGCAGAATGCCGTGGCACAAGCCATGACAGAAATCCAAACACGATTTGATTTTAAAGGATCGAATTCAGAAATCAAACTCACGGAAGACACCTTAGTTTTGACCTCAGAAAATGAGATCAAACTAAAGCAGGTGATTGATGTCCTCACTACCAAAATGGCAAAAAGGGGAATTAGTCTAAAGGCCTTTGATTTTGAATCCAAAATTGAGCCGGCTACGGGTCAAACCGTCCGTCAAAAAGTAAAGATCCAAAATGGATTGGACAAAGACCAAACAAGACAAATCACCACCCTCATCAAAGACCAAAAACTGAAAGTCCAGGCAACCATCCAGGGGGAATCGGTTCGGGTGGTGGGCAAAAAAAAGGACGATTTGCAAGAGGTGATGGCGGCGATTCGCAACGCCAATTTCAATTTTGATGCCAATTTTACGAATTTTAAGGGTTAG
- a CDS encoding MFS transporter gives MHQLIFYFAFAIGTFASSCFLYSIVIFCQTLDAVKGFSGIVFFFLFLPFPIFFLYTGYLLDHYSKKWVVVSFQFFLFISSLLLGVFTDFFRTHPLFLLPLAFVNGIGMTTVLPGRMAILREVMESHRLVFHTIAGNLLLIFAFGMSPLAVGWFREGNGYPSLFLVLTSFHLLSMIAFSLLRYESKTEKPRFDAKGQKLENIPSLSANLKTVVEFLKVDSVSRQVMYMAVLSMLALGPIQVILPKYVRNELGLGELARGTVLVFLGPGLFLGGVLTILFHHLERKGLILLIVFTLSSLFFLGFVPFGKASATSFFLFCFGVSGGVVSSLLPAILQKRAEDGIRGRILSLYTVCFQFTPAVSGFLSALLADSIGSQLTFGILGGLFLFFALVSFLQYKELRES, from the coding sequence TTGCACCAACTGATATTTTATTTTGCCTTCGCCATTGGTACCTTTGCCAGTAGTTGTTTTTTATATTCGATCGTTATTTTTTGCCAAACATTAGATGCAGTGAAAGGATTCTCAGGCATCGTCTTCTTTTTTCTTTTTTTACCTTTTCCTATTTTCTTCTTATATACGGGTTACTTACTCGATCATTATTCCAAAAAATGGGTGGTCGTGAGTTTTCAGTTTTTTCTTTTCATCTCCTCTCTTCTGTTAGGTGTTTTTACGGATTTTTTTCGAACCCATCCACTATTTTTGTTACCACTTGCTTTCGTGAATGGGATTGGAATGACAACAGTTCTTCCCGGTAGGATGGCCATTCTACGAGAGGTGATGGAATCACACAGACTTGTCTTTCATACCATAGCCGGAAATTTACTTTTGATCTTTGCTTTTGGGATGAGCCCTCTTGCCGTCGGTTGGTTTCGGGAAGGAAATGGGTATCCTAGTTTATTTTTGGTATTAACATCCTTTCACTTACTTTCGATGATCGCTTTTAGCTTATTACGATATGAAAGTAAGACTGAGAAACCAAGGTTCGATGCGAAAGGACAAAAACTAGAAAATATTCCTTCCTTATCTGCAAATCTCAAAACAGTAGTAGAGTTTCTAAAAGTGGATTCTGTATCTAGGCAAGTGATGTACATGGCTGTTCTCAGTATGCTTGCCCTTGGACCCATCCAAGTCATCCTTCCTAAATATGTTCGTAACGAATTGGGACTCGGGGAATTGGCTCGGGGAACGGTTCTTGTATTTTTAGGGCCGGGGTTATTTCTCGGTGGTGTTCTCACCATCCTTTTCCATCATCTGGAAAGAAAGGGTCTAATTTTACTGATTGTTTTTACCCTCTCCTCTCTATTCTTTTTAGGTTTTGTTCCTTTTGGAAAAGCTTCTGCTACTTCTTTCTTTTTGTTTTGTTTTGGAGTTTCTGGCGGAGTGGTTTCCAGCCTTCTTCCTGCGATTTTACAAAAACGCGCGGAAGATGGAATCCGAGGAAGGATCCTTTCTCTTTATACGGTTTGTTTTCAATTCACGCCGGCGGTGTCTGGATTTCTTTCCGCTCTCCTTGCGGATTCCATTGGTTCCCAACTCACCTTTGGAATTTTGGGTGGTTTATTTCTCTTTTTTGCCTTGGTTTCTTTTCTCCAATACAAGGAATTACGGGAGAGTTAA
- the rplM gene encoding 50S ribosomal protein L13, protein MELLSKAHKTPSIAKEAVQKQWFVVDATDKTLGRLASQVASRLRGKHKSTFTPNQDCGDNIIIVNASKVAVTGRKREQKIYYHHSRYPGGMTAIAFHKLIQENPERVIMEAVKGMLPKSKLGDQMLRNCRVFAGNDHNLGAQKPLKLELK, encoded by the coding sequence ATGGAACTATTGTCTAAAGCCCACAAGACCCCTTCTATCGCAAAAGAAGCCGTACAAAAACAGTGGTTTGTTGTGGACGCAACTGATAAGACTCTCGGAAGATTGGCAAGTCAAGTAGCTTCCCGACTTCGCGGAAAACACAAATCTACCTTCACTCCTAACCAGGATTGTGGAGATAATATCATTATCGTTAATGCATCTAAAGTGGCAGTCACTGGTCGCAAAAGAGAACAAAAAATTTACTACCATCACTCACGTTACCCAGGTGGTATGACTGCAATTGCTTTCCATAAACTCATTCAAGAAAATCCTGAAAGAGTGATTATGGAAGCTGTGAAAGGAATGTTACCTAAATCTAAGTTAGGTGATCAAATGTTGAGAAATTGCCGCGTATTCGCTGGTAATGACCACAACTTGGGAGCTCAAAAGCCCCTCAAACTGGAGTTGAAATAA
- a CDS encoding hybrid sensor histidine kinase/response regulator: protein MEKLQSLTKVLLLEDDPTISLLYSGLLQKQGMEVTSFAEIKSALEYIESNPFLSESVILTDLQLPDGNGLEFVREIRKINKSIPIIVITSTEDPKSIIEVMKEHVQEYIIKPVIPAELLSRIKYQLSNKDKEYQYSEYEKQKIISLEKLLDWYSYKNHSLKKGEFNTQDMHKNLFYGLRTSLAQGAGFGILTQIIDIIKVMPKAENGNFILDSEVLNLLEENAIYAKKVLDRFTEIEEVIFDRIPAVQTNPVQVLKELNSVKSEMSPIFLLKNQSFVMGEIDTKNFESKPILWNQKYFHNVFYELLLNAMRFSASSSKIYSLFQSNKDGLVISIVNSLSEDFQMRDGIPNEYLELVFEPFFRLHKNIYEKHGSLDFGIGLSFVRQTLQKFGGTISAFNIFDHTNSNKEPKIEFRIFLPYSSSEK, encoded by the coding sequence ATGGAAAAACTGCAATCACTAACAAAAGTACTACTATTAGAAGATGATCCCACCATATCCCTTCTTTATAGTGGATTGCTGCAAAAACAGGGAATGGAAGTCACTAGTTTTGCCGAAATCAAATCAGCTCTTGAATACATAGAATCCAATCCTTTTCTGTCAGAAAGTGTGATTTTGACAGACTTACAATTGCCTGATGGTAATGGTTTGGAATTTGTACGGGAGATTCGAAAGATAAACAAATCCATTCCTATAATTGTGATTACATCGACAGAAGATCCAAAATCGATCATAGAAGTCATGAAGGAACATGTTCAGGAATATATCATTAAACCAGTCATTCCGGCAGAACTTCTCTCAAGAATTAAATACCAACTTTCAAATAAGGATAAAGAATACCAATATTCAGAATATGAAAAACAAAAGATTATTTCTCTTGAGAAACTTTTGGATTGGTATAGTTATAAAAATCATAGTTTAAAAAAAGGCGAATTTAATACGCAAGATATGCATAAAAACTTGTTTTACGGTCTTCGTACAAGTTTAGCGCAAGGTGCAGGATTTGGGATTCTAACACAGATTATAGATATCATTAAAGTTATGCCAAAAGCAGAAAATGGGAATTTTATATTAGATAGTGAAGTTCTCAATCTATTAGAAGAAAATGCAATCTATGCAAAAAAAGTATTAGATCGTTTCACCGAAATTGAAGAAGTAATTTTTGATCGAATACCAGCTGTCCAAACCAATCCAGTTCAAGTTTTAAAAGAACTTAATAGTGTGAAATCAGAAATGAGTCCTATTTTTTTACTCAAAAATCAATCTTTTGTTATGGGCGAAATTGATACAAAAAACTTTGAAAGTAAGCCTATTCTTTGGAATCAAAAGTATTTTCATAATGTATTTTATGAATTATTGTTAAATGCGATGAGGTTTTCTGCTAGCTCTAGTAAGATTTACTCATTGTTTCAATCTAATAAAGATGGTTTAGTTATTTCTATTGTGAATTCACTGAGCGAAGACTTTCAAATGAGAGATGGAATCCCAAATGAGTATTTGGAATTAGTATTTGAACCTTTTTTTCGCTTACATAAAAACATTTATGAGAAACATGGTTCCCTTGACTTTGGGATTGGACTAAGTTTTGTTCGGCAAACTTTACAAAAATTCGGTGGAACGATTTCTGCTTTTAACATATTCGATCATACTAATAGCAATAAAGAACCTAAGATAGAATTTAGAATATTTTTACCTTATTCTTCCTCTGAAAAATGA
- a CDS encoding DNA translocase FtsK, whose translation MDPKKSVWGWTLPRKDFLPYLLVFSGVFLLLSLFSFQEGEDGSLFNWFGRLGHYIAFTLLYLFGKSSFLFAGFVLMLGVLSLRNPDFDRLGKALFFPLFLVATTVSLHLLETPLGHVGDSGGILGQFFSWVFSYLFGETGRILVVFFLYLYFAVIWLEDGAWSFTFDAIHKYSNGIYRLMGGRKELPHLRLPQFLESVVSTRRAPIEEIRNKQWFSVQTEEETKEDIASHFWNVVAEENPGKYRQKTGMDFDRFRNEDGLSKDKEGLNHSIVSKQKPAVRYRNVTKFEGFFDESGKVFRFQKSESKLDSLAENVRNEILISKLKLTDNRRLTEELEEKEMERESKILFQFPEAKWKPKGEAIADLTSLELPKLEPIQPLFGEKDERFEKSSFQSPTYFYEEEVEDVESEEDGSYDDPSALPVLMGSEEEEIPGKTEAIQIPESVRLSLVEETGWDANESSESDESQEEIDSSSEEFEEETLETLAVEEASPLVRSNLSSGNFGKKKPEPKVEQELMFGSMVPKPKLKKGKYYISPRLLVSHQVPVANILKNDSELDLISRKIEESTGHFGIESKVITKERGPIITRYEITIPNGIKLNRIVSLSDEIRAYLEVKNIRIVAPIPGKASIGIEVPNRIREDVFLSEILKDTILQHKAKDLSICIGKDISGKLVMIDIAKLPHLLVAGTTGSGKSVSINAMITSLICTRSPEEVRFIMIDPKMVEMTLYEGIPHLLMPVITDPKKATKALSWAIQEMESRYQMISQLKSRDFKSFNEKVDEYAHAKGFQKLPYIVIFIDELADLMMVSGKDLEEQIQRISQKARAVGIHLVMATQRPSVDVITGVIKANCPARVAFQVAQKTDSRTILDTSGAETLLGKGDFLYRSPTSSDLQRIQAPFIEEKEIESIVEEAKKQGAPAYVEMNWEDETSVEMASDEDEELFDEAWNIVVTEKKASASYLQRRMRIGYNKAARLMELMEMRGYVSPQIGAKPREILRSA comes from the coding sequence ATGGACCCTAAAAAATCCGTATGGGGATGGACTTTGCCACGTAAAGACTTCCTTCCGTATCTATTAGTATTTTCCGGTGTGTTTTTACTTTTGTCTCTCTTTTCGTTTCAGGAAGGAGAAGACGGGTCGCTTTTCAATTGGTTTGGAAGGCTTGGGCATTACATCGCATTTACACTTCTTTATCTTTTTGGGAAGTCCTCGTTTTTATTTGCTGGATTTGTTTTGATGTTAGGTGTCCTTTCTTTGCGAAATCCTGACTTCGACAGACTGGGCAAAGCATTGTTTTTCCCTCTTTTCCTTGTGGCAACAACAGTGAGTTTGCATTTACTTGAAACTCCTCTAGGTCATGTAGGGGACAGTGGTGGAATTCTTGGCCAATTTTTCTCTTGGGTTTTTTCTTATCTTTTTGGAGAGACGGGTCGTATCCTTGTCGTATTCTTTTTATACTTATACTTTGCCGTGATCTGGCTTGAAGACGGAGCTTGGTCTTTTACCTTTGATGCCATTCATAAATATTCCAATGGAATTTATCGATTGATGGGCGGACGAAAGGAACTCCCTCACTTGAGACTTCCTCAATTTTTGGAATCAGTGGTATCCACGCGCCGCGCCCCCATAGAAGAGATTCGAAACAAACAATGGTTTAGTGTCCAAACAGAGGAAGAAACCAAAGAAGATATCGCGAGTCATTTTTGGAATGTAGTCGCCGAAGAAAATCCTGGGAAATATAGACAAAAAACAGGAATGGATTTTGACCGTTTCCGTAACGAAGATGGGCTTTCGAAAGATAAAGAAGGTTTGAATCATTCGATAGTATCCAAACAAAAACCAGCGGTTCGTTACCGAAATGTTACCAAATTTGAAGGTTTTTTTGACGAGTCAGGTAAGGTGTTTCGTTTCCAAAAATCAGAATCAAAATTGGATTCTCTTGCGGAAAATGTACGGAATGAAATATTAATTTCTAAATTAAAACTAACAGACAATAGACGTCTTACCGAGGAATTGGAAGAAAAGGAAATGGAACGGGAATCCAAAATCCTGTTTCAATTTCCGGAAGCAAAATGGAAACCAAAAGGGGAGGCAATTGCGGACCTCACTAGTTTGGAGTTACCTAAATTAGAACCAATTCAACCTTTGTTTGGTGAAAAAGACGAACGGTTCGAAAAGTCCAGTTTTCAGTCTCCTACTTACTTTTATGAAGAAGAAGTTGAGGACGTTGAATCAGAAGAGGATGGTTCCTATGACGACCCATCGGCATTGCCAGTCCTTATGGGTTCTGAAGAGGAAGAGATTCCTGGAAAAACAGAAGCCATCCAAATTCCAGAATCAGTGCGTCTTTCTCTTGTAGAAGAAACTGGTTGGGATGCAAATGAAAGTAGTGAATCTGATGAGTCACAAGAAGAAATAGATTCTAGTTCCGAAGAGTTTGAAGAAGAAACTCTCGAAACTTTGGCAGTGGAAGAGGCATCTCCTCTTGTTCGCTCTAACTTAAGTTCTGGAAATTTTGGTAAGAAAAAACCAGAACCGAAAGTAGAGCAAGAACTAATGTTTGGTTCCATGGTTCCAAAACCCAAACTGAAAAAAGGAAAGTATTATATCTCGCCTAGGTTACTTGTGTCTCACCAAGTACCTGTGGCCAATATTTTAAAAAATGATTCAGAACTGGATCTGATCTCTCGTAAAATCGAAGAGTCTACAGGTCATTTTGGAATTGAGTCCAAAGTGATTACAAAAGAAAGAGGACCGATTATCACGCGTTATGAGATCACCATTCCTAATGGGATCAAACTCAACCGTATCGTTTCACTTTCTGATGAAATCAGAGCCTACTTAGAAGTAAAAAACATTCGGATCGTGGCACCAATTCCGGGCAAGGCTTCCATCGGGATTGAGGTTCCGAACCGGATTCGAGAAGATGTGTTTTTATCTGAAATTTTAAAAGATACCATCCTCCAACACAAGGCCAAAGACCTTTCGATTTGTATTGGAAAAGACATCTCGGGAAAACTTGTGATGATAGATATCGCAAAACTTCCGCACTTACTCGTCGCGGGAACTACGGGATCTGGAAAGTCGGTGAGTATCAATGCGATGATTACCAGTCTTATCTGCACTCGTTCTCCCGAAGAAGTGCGCTTCATCATGATTGACCCGAAGATGGTGGAGATGACATTGTATGAAGGGATTCCTCACCTTTTAATGCCAGTGATCACCGATCCGAAAAAAGCAACCAAGGCACTTTCTTGGGCCATTCAAGAAATGGAGAGTCGATACCAAATGATCTCCCAATTGAAAAGTAGGGACTTCAAAAGTTTTAATGAAAAAGTGGATGAGTATGCCCATGCCAAAGGCTTTCAGAAACTTCCGTACATTGTGATCTTTATTGACGAGCTTGCGGACTTAATGATGGTTTCGGGAAAGGATCTCGAAGAACAAATCCAAAGGATTTCTCAAAAAGCAAGGGCTGTCGGAATCCATTTGGTGATGGCAACCCAAAGGCCATCCGTGGATGTGATCACCGGGGTGATCAAAGCAAACTGTCCGGCAAGGGTAGCCTTCCAAGTGGCACAAAAGACGGACTCTAGAACCATTCTTGATACAAGCGGGGCCGAAACCCTTCTCGGAAAAGGAGACTTTTTATACCGGTCTCCGACTTCGAGTGACCTCCAAAGAATCCAAGCTCCTTTTATTGAAGAGAAAGAAATTGAATCCATCGTGGAAGAGGCTAAAAAACAAGGGGCTCCTGCGTATGTGGAGATGAATTGGGAGGATGAAACCAGTGTCGAAATGGCTTCCGATGAAGATGAAGAACTTTTTGACGAGGCTTGGAATATCGTTGTCACGGAAAAAAAAGCCAGTGCTAGTTACCTCCAACGCCGGATGAGGATCGGATACAACAAGGCCGCAAGGCTTATGGAACTCATGGAAATGCGTGGTTATGTTTCCCCACAAATCGGGGCCAAACCACGGGAAATCCTGCGTTCAGCGTAA
- the rpsI gene encoding 30S ribosomal protein S9: MAQKAIWAVGRRKTSVARAKIASGTGKITVNHKDVNDYIKNGEHLVRRALEPLLVLDSRDKYDIALNVTGGGVIGQVGAIRHAVARALVAFNEAFKPALKKEGFLTRDSRMVERKKYGLHKARRGTQFSKR; the protein is encoded by the coding sequence ATGGCGCAAAAAGCAATTTGGGCAGTAGGCCGACGCAAAACATCCGTTGCACGTGCAAAAATCGCATCTGGAACTGGTAAAATCACAGTGAACCATAAAGATGTAAACGATTACATTAAAAATGGGGAACACTTAGTTCGCCGTGCTCTTGAGCCACTTTTAGTTTTAGATTCTCGCGACAAGTATGACATTGCACTCAATGTAACTGGTGGTGGAGTGATTGGGCAAGTAGGAGCAATTCGACATGCTGTAGCTCGTGCACTCGTAGCTTTTAACGAGGCTTTCAAACCAGCTTTGAAAAAAGAAGGTTTTCTCACTCGAGATAGCCGTATGGTGGAACGTAAAAAATACGGTCTACACAAAGCGCGTAGAGGAACTCAGTTCTCAAAACGTTAA
- the alaS gene encoding alanine--tRNA ligase, with amino-acid sequence MMSKTVREIAELYTNYFKEKGHTIVPSSSLIPKGDPTLLFTTAGMVQFKPLFTGAVDLPYTRAASVQKCVRTTDLEVVGKTERHCTFFEMLGNFSFGDYFKKEAIEYALDFSLNHLHIPKDKIWVTIYLDDDEAKKIWMDAGIPEERIVRLGKKDNFWGPAGDSGACGPCSELYLDRGPEKGGPNCGNNPNCKPGCDCDRYLEYWNLVFNQFNQTVSGELLPLKQTGIDTGSGLERVAMLLQEVDSVYDTDELKSIIRKIETLSGKTYDDSTKQSFRVITDHSRSVFFSLGDGIYPDRTGRGYVIRRLIRRASLFARKLGIHEPFLYKLIGTLRDLYSVRYPELKDKAKDIESILKKEEELFLHTLEVGLEELETLLEHLKNNNQTVVTGKEGFRLYSTYGFPREMTKELVVDRGFGFDDKGFEEELEKDRDLSRASWKGKKVQYLTGITASPELKTEFLGYSAAKAEAKVIYLFVDGKSVTSANQGEEAVVILDKTPFYAEGGGQIGDWGYLKKEGFQFQVQDTQKENETFLHLGVILKGNISVGDQIEAEIDTGRRQNLANHHSGTHLLNGALRRILGNHVAQKGSIVSSDYLRFDFSHPKALSLEDIISIEKDVNDAVNASIPVKTEVLDIEDAKHSGALSMFDEKYGKLVRVISMGDKSKEFCGGTHVSNTKEIGYFAIIKEGSPGAGNRRVEAICGETVIEYFLSQFQTLAAKVEIHNLNAKETFGDLKEFGISTVVPAPEDLQNLFSKKGNAAVEFLRTLRESLETELEEKSSALFKAKKKKEQLSFQMNPELVDGLLKKAHSFSKGKVVTEMFNSVDAKSLKDLADSLKAKEPEILCLFGSVEGETSSLVFMCNKVLNERGIHCGDLLKETLVLLDGKGGGRPDMAQGGGKKPESLQAALDFALGLAKKSLG; translated from the coding sequence ATGATGTCGAAAACTGTCCGCGAAATTGCTGAGTTGTATACCAATTACTTTAAAGAAAAAGGCCACACCATCGTGCCTTCTTCAAGCCTTATCCCGAAGGGAGATCCCACTCTTTTATTTACAACCGCGGGAATGGTTCAGTTCAAACCTCTATTTACGGGAGCCGTGGACTTACCTTACACAAGAGCCGCTTCGGTACAAAAATGTGTTCGAACCACAGATTTGGAAGTAGTTGGTAAAACAGAAAGGCATTGTACATTTTTTGAAATGCTCGGGAACTTTTCTTTTGGAGATTACTTCAAAAAAGAAGCCATTGAATATGCCCTTGATTTTTCACTGAACCACTTACATATCCCTAAAGATAAAATTTGGGTAACGATTTACTTAGATGATGATGAAGCCAAAAAGATTTGGATGGATGCAGGCATTCCCGAAGAACGAATTGTAAGGCTTGGAAAAAAAGATAATTTCTGGGGTCCTGCAGGAGATAGTGGGGCTTGTGGTCCTTGTTCCGAATTGTATTTGGATCGTGGTCCAGAAAAAGGTGGACCTAATTGTGGAAATAATCCCAATTGCAAACCAGGTTGTGACTGTGATCGTTATTTAGAATATTGGAATTTAGTATTTAACCAATTTAACCAAACGGTTTCCGGGGAACTCCTCCCATTAAAACAAACTGGAATTGATACAGGATCTGGACTCGAACGTGTGGCTATGCTCTTACAGGAAGTGGATTCGGTTTATGATACGGATGAATTAAAATCCATCATTCGTAAAATCGAAACACTCTCTGGTAAAACTTATGACGATTCCACCAAACAGTCTTTTCGAGTGATTACTGATCACTCCCGTTCCGTATTCTTTTCGTTAGGAGATGGAATCTATCCTGACCGCACAGGTCGGGGGTATGTAATTCGTAGGCTCATTCGTCGTGCCTCCCTTTTTGCAAGAAAACTAGGAATTCACGAACCATTTTTATATAAACTAATTGGAACACTTCGGGATTTATATTCAGTAAGGTATCCAGAACTAAAGGACAAAGCAAAAGACATCGAATCTATCTTAAAAAAAGAAGAAGAGTTATTCCTTCATACTTTGGAAGTAGGTCTCGAAGAATTAGAAACTCTACTGGAACATCTGAAAAATAACAACCAAACAGTTGTCACAGGGAAAGAAGGATTTCGACTTTATTCCACTTACGGGTTTCCTCGTGAGATGACCAAAGAACTTGTGGTAGATCGTGGTTTTGGTTTTGATGACAAAGGATTCGAAGAGGAACTCGAAAAAGACCGTGACCTATCGCGCGCTAGTTGGAAAGGTAAAAAAGTCCAATATCTAACTGGGATTACTGCAAGTCCCGAACTCAAAACAGAATTTTTAGGATATTCGGCCGCAAAAGCAGAGGCAAAAGTGATTTATCTATTTGTAGATGGTAAGTCAGTTACTTCTGCAAATCAAGGGGAAGAAGCCGTTGTGATTTTGGATAAAACTCCATTTTATGCAGAAGGCGGTGGTCAGATCGGAGACTGGGGGTATCTAAAAAAAGAGGGGTTCCAGTTTCAAGTCCAGGACACACAAAAAGAAAACGAAACCTTCCTCCATTTGGGTGTGATTCTAAAAGGAAATATTTCCGTGGGGGATCAAATCGAAGCAGAGATAGATACTGGGCGGCGCCAAAACTTAGCCAACCATCACTCCGGTACACACTTGTTAAATGGGGCACTGCGACGTATCCTAGGAAACCATGTGGCACAAAAAGGTTCCATCGTTTCCTCTGATTATTTAAGATTTGATTTTTCCCATCCCAAGGCGCTTTCTCTAGAAGATATCATCTCCATTGAAAAAGATGTAAATGATGCGGTGAATGCTTCCATCCCTGTGAAAACAGAAGTTTTAGACATTGAAGATGCGAAACATTCTGGTGCTTTGTCTATGTTTGATGAGAAATATGGAAAATTAGTTCGCGTGATTTCTATGGGTGATAAATCCAAAGAATTTTGCGGGGGAACTCATGTTTCCAACACCAAAGAAATTGGATATTTTGCCATCATCAAAGAAGGAAGTCCCGGTGCAGGAAATAGACGGGTCGAAGCAATTTGTGGGGAAACAGTGATTGAATACTTTTTGTCTCAGTTCCAAACATTGGCCGCAAAAGTGGAAATACATAATTTAAACGCCAAAGAAACGTTTGGTGATCTGAAAGAATTTGGAATTTCGACTGTAGTTCCCGCACCCGAAGACTTACAAAATTTATTTTCCAAAAAAGGAAATGCAGCTGTGGAATTTTTGCGCACACTGCGCGAAAGTTTAGAGACGGAACTAGAAGAAAAATCCAGCGCCCTCTTTAAGGCAAAAAAGAAAAAAGAACAACTGAGCTTCCAGATGAATCCGGAACTTGTCGATGGACTTCTTAAAAAAGCCCATTCCTTTTCGAAAGGAAAAGTGGTTACGGAAATGTTTAATTCTGTGGATGCCAAGTCTCTCAAAGACCTGGCCGATAGCCTCAAAGCCAAAGAACCAGAAATTCTTTGCCTCTTTGGATCGGTGGAGGGAGAAACAAGTTCCCTTGTTTTTATGTGCAATAAGGTATTGAACGAAAGGGGAATCCACTGTGGTGACCTTTTGAAGGAAACCTTAGTTCTGTTAGATGGAAAAGGGGGCGGAAGGCCAGATATGGCACAAGGTGGTGGCAAAAAACCTGAAAGTTTACAAGCCGCTTTGGATTTTGCTTTGGGCCTTGCCAAAAAGAGTTTAGGATAA
- the thiL gene encoding thiamine-phosphate kinase: protein MKESEIIRTLFGITPPPEDDCYFLAPNRLVTTDSLSEGTHFLHDWSSPQVLAKKLVEVNVSDITASGGRPKECFLNLGLSPLSRKKEWIRSFSKELRKSLDQYGMKLAGGDTFSASKTQLTLTVVGTVEKPWLRSGGKPGDYLYTTGSLGKSQLGFYALKKKSKDKLYKDAIEHHLSPKSRYTILSSLQKFQIHACMDITDGLIQDAERLAIASKGKLKIQIESVPLDPLANKELGLDLCLGSGEELELLFLSPAILPTVLEGIPVTMIGRLEKGKPGVQFIKGGKIYVPKSRGFLHFSEEE, encoded by the coding sequence TTGAAAGAATCCGAAATTATACGAACTCTGTTTGGAATCACACCTCCACCTGAGGATGATTGTTATTTTTTAGCCCCAAACCGGCTAGTAACAACTGATTCGCTCTCGGAAGGCACTCATTTCCTTCACGATTGGTCTTCACCACAAGTTTTGGCAAAAAAGCTAGTGGAAGTCAATGTCTCGGACATTACAGCTTCGGGCGGTCGGCCCAAAGAATGTTTTTTAAACTTAGGCCTTTCTCCCCTCTCTCGTAAAAAAGAATGGATTCGTTCCTTTTCCAAAGAACTTCGAAAGTCTTTAGACCAATATGGAATGAAACTGGCAGGGGGCGACACCTTTTCTGCCTCAAAAACTCAACTGACACTTACTGTTGTGGGTACCGTGGAAAAACCATGGCTTCGTTCCGGAGGAAAACCAGGAGACTATCTCTATACTACCGGTTCTCTGGGAAAAAGCCAACTTGGCTTTTATGCTTTGAAAAAAAAATCAAAAGACAAATTATACAAGGATGCAATCGAACACCACCTCTCCCCTAAATCTCGTTATACGATATTAAGTTCTCTCCAGAAATTTCAAATCCATGCCTGTATGGATATCACTGATGGGCTTATTCAAGATGCAGAAAGGTTAGCCATTGCTTCGAAAGGAAAATTGAAAATTCAAATTGAATCTGTTCCTTTAGATCCCCTCGCAAACAAAGAACTTGGTTTAGATCTTTGTTTGGGTTCAGGAGAAGAGTTAGAACTTTTGTTTCTTTCTCCCGCAATCCTCCCGACAGTACTCGAGGGAATTCCTGTGACAATGATAGGACGATTAGAAAAAGGAAAACCGGGAGTGCAATTTATTAAAGGTGGAAAAATCTATGTACCCAAGTCCCGTGGATTTCTTCATTTTTCAGAGGAAGAATAA